GAGTTGGTCCCTAAACAGGGTTGAGaaagtaaaagaataaaattctgTTTTAGATAGTGGAGTCCCAGAGGTGGGATACTGTGGGGAAGAAGTTCATACTAGAGAAGCTTGTGTGAGAGTAGTTGGGTTGTCATTGCATTTCTAGGATAGGGAGTTGTTCAAGTAGCTTAGGGACTTTTGGAGGGGGGTTGTGGCAGTGGATGAAGATACCATGAATCGCCAAAACTTATAGTGGGTAAGAGTCCTCGTGAAAACAATAGGGATAAAGGTGTTAGGACAATGCTGATGGCAATGGTGGTGGGCTGTTGGTGTTTTGCAATACAAGTTTGGTGGGAAATCACATGGTAACTATCCTTAAAATTATGTTGGATAAACTAAGCTAACCATACAAACTTCAATTGAGCTAAAGTAGCTAATAAATAGAATGGAAAAAATCAGAGCACATTTTATCCATATTCTCATGTCCTGAGATCTAGGAAGTAAAGGAATCTAACACTATACTTAGCTAGAAGCACACTAAAACCCGATATCTGTACCTGCATCCATGTAACATAGATGCACATACCCATTTCTCAATCGTTCATTTTTCATGTTGTCATTCATCTATCTCAACACTATCATCTTGGCTATGATCATttccaaacacaattccaaaccaaaattctcaaaactccataataataacaaaagggTCTCGTGCCTTTGGTAAATTGAATCCCATTTTCAACCCTAGCCTTCCTCGTCTTTTACTAGTTGACCATAACAATATTTTCCTCCATTCTCTTCCTAGTTATCCTCATTTTCTTAGCAATCAAACAAATTATGAATGGATCAGAATATGACATATTTCGTAAGGTAATGTCTCTGTTCTCTCGCACGAGGCCTGGGAGGGCCTCGAGATTGCTGAAAGAACCGATGCACACGTCCGTGGAAGccaccaaatgaaaaaaaaagtaaaaacaaacaacaccaaCAACAACAAAGCCGACCCTCTCACCATTTCAtccaataaaaacaataaaaaaaaaatcaagaatggAAAGAGTAACCTTACCGATATCAGTATCGTTGATGAGGACTTCAAGAGAGTTCTGGAGAACGACCATATAGTACTCTCATGTGTCTATGCAAGGCTTCACTATCTCAGCCATTCCTGCTCCACTGCCAATTTTCCCATTCTTGGAAAGAATCTGAAAGATTATTCAGAAATCAGAACAATTGTTTTGGAGATCAAACCAAGAacaaataaatatcataaaaaaaaaatgcccccattccaaaaatttgttttttatttgttacaaaaatctatttatcaaaaccctaattcacaaataaaattgaaaaagaaaaacgcTAAACTCCAAAATCAAATTTAGGGAATCAGCCCACCCCACCCATGCACCCCCagtttcaaaaatcaaaacaattgtATCAAAAATCAAAAACCCTATTACAAAtcaaaggaaaacaaataaaacaaaaaaatcaattaaaaaaatttgtttaacaaaccctaatttagaaataaagtaggagaacaaagaaagagactcaaaaatcaaaattagggAAACCTCCTATTTCAAGAAAGTgctaaggaaaaaagaaaaatcacattTTTGTGTTTGGCTTGGatgaaaaatgtgaaagaaaattccaataaaaaaaatgtgaaacaaAATCTCATATGATGAAAATTGGTAATTTAAGTTGAAAGAATATGGAGAGATTTTATCGagcttaaaaacatattttcttctttccctgATACTTCCTAATACCCAAACAAAACCCTAACGGATTCGCCTTATATGAGGAAATGGCCCAGGATGCTCTGCTTTTGGTGAAGCTTTTTTCACTTCTGGCGTGCCAAAAGCATTCCAAAACTTGAGAGTCTCATCTCCTGCAGCAGTTGCCACTGTACGTCCATCTGGACTCTGCCAAAAGAGTTGATCAAGAATATTAGAACATATAAAGATTTGGTACTCAGAAACATTCACTAAACTAAGGTCCATTTTATTACCTGAGCCATGAAAAGAACTCTGGATGTATGACCAGTAAGCTCAGCAATCTTCACCATTGATGGATACATCCAGAGGGTCATTTGATTCTGCATAAAGCCGTGGGAGCTAAGCAACTCACGCTCGTTCTTGTTCCACAGCAGAGCACAGACTTGTGAGCCAGTGTCCACTGAGTTCAAGCATGCACCAGTGTGGGTGTTCCAAAACTTTATGCAACTATCACTCCCACCTCCTCCAGACGCCAGCAAATTGCGCTGAAAAGGGCACCAAGCAAGCGCTTTTACTGCAGCAGTGTGATCCTCAAGCCTGTGAAGCCACTGAGAACGTGAATGCATAGAGGCCATCGACCTATCCCATATGTAGAGTAAATTATCATTTCCTCCACTCGCTAACTGTTGGCCAGAGGTAGACCATTTCAGTCCACAAACCTCTTGCCGGTGTCCTCTAAAAGTTGCCACAATGTGCGAGTGCACTCTCACATCATTGTTAATGATCTGACCATCCATTCCCCCCGTTGTAAGGATGTGGTTTTTCCAATCTAGAGAACCAACTCGTGATTGGTGGCCACCTCTCAGAGTCCTCAGCTGCAGAATTGATAGAACATCACCGTATTAGGAAATCATCAACAAAAGACCATTCCAAAggttaaaacaaagaaaaattacatACCAGTCGATTAGTTGTAGAATCCCATAGCTGAACATCAGAACTGTTCAAGCCAATGGCAATATATTGTCCATCAGCAGCCCAACTCACACTTGTAACAGGGCCATTCTCATCATCAACAGTGACAAGCTCTGAGGCAGAACCATTTGAAGCATCCCACAAATATACGGTGTTTTGAAGAGCAAGTGCAAGGACATTGCTGCTACCCCAATCCATTAAGTTCAAGCAAAAATCATCTATAATATTAGGAGCATCCAATGTCCTCTCAGGAGTCTGTTGCATCCGATCAAAtcaaaaaacaataacaaaaggaaaaaaaaaatcagataaaGTAAAGCTTAACAATCATATATCTAAAACAAGTAGAGATCGAATCAGTCAGTAAATATCATAAACTCCATTTTATTGACCTAATCTGAATTTGTCCAACCTGGGGAATACGTCGCACAGGCTTTGAGGGCTTGGATTGATGAACAGAAGAATAGAATTCATCTGGTATCAATTTTACTGGAGTAGGTGGTTTGTTCTTAAAGGCGAGGATGCGAGAGCGATTCATGTTGAATGTCTCAGCCAGTAGTTTCAAGTAGGCCTCTTTGGATTGAGACCTGACATCACTTTGGTTCTCTTTGCCTTTCCCCCTTTTAGTCAACATGTAATGGGCAAAGTCGAAGTCCATTGCTGATCTGTTTGGAATGAATCTGTCCAACTGAAAAGCAACAAAGAACcattaaatcaaatattcaaaacaGAAATCATTCTAATATGCATGTTTAGCAGAAATCATTCgacaaaataaatatcataaaaacaaaatggcCCCATACAgaagtccatttttttcttacattttcccaTCTTTGAAGAAATTCAAAACAGAAATCATTCTACTATGCATGTTTAGCAGAAATCATTCgacaaaataaatatcataaaaacaaaatggcCCCATGCagaaatccatttttttttcttacattttcccaTCTCTGAAGAAATTCAAAACAGAAATCATTCTAATATGCATGTTTAGCAGAAATCATTCgacaaaataaatatcataaaaacaaaatggcCCCATACagaaatccatttttttttcttacattttcccaTCTCTGAAGAAACTGCACCTGTTGAGGGCAAGAATTCAAAGACCCTGCATCCATAACATTTAATGAGAACCAAAGACcagactttaaaaaaaaatcaaaaccctaaattgGAGCGATTTCGCTGAAATCTAAACGAGAAgcatttaattaaaatcaaattgtgAATCAATGAAAGCGGTTAAGGGTTGGGGAGGGTTTCACCTCTGGAGAGGCGTGCAAGGAGGAGAACCGAAAGGGGGTCAGCCATCGATGATCGATTGCGGGGGATCGATTGCaggggagagagggagagagattgCGGGGAGCGATGAGCAGGGCCTGGATTTTTCCAACGGTAAGTGCGGGagagaaattgaaagaaaagaaattgcgGGACTTTGTAACGGTAGCCAGCTCGCAGCGGGGATCGATTGCGGGGATCGATTGCGGGGGATCGATTGCAGGGGAGCGAGAGAGAGATTGCGGGGAGCGATGAGCAGGGCCTGGATTTTTCCAACGGTAAGTGCGGGagagaaattgaaagaaaagaaattgcgGGACTTTGTAACGGTAGCCAGCTCGCAGCGGGGATCGATTGCAGGGGAGCGATGAGCTGTGCTTGGAATTTTCCAACGGTAAGTGCGGGagagaaattgaaagaaaagaaagtgcgGGATTTGTAACGGTAGCCAGCTTGAAAAGGTGAAACTCAGGCAGCTGCCTCTAAGGCCCGGCCCAGCGGGATAAATTGGGTTAGGACAGGCTTTGGTTCCCCGGCCCATACCGGTCCGGTTTGCCCCAACCCATTTCAAGCCTAAATTTCAGTTTTAAACTTCAAAAGCAAGGGGGGAAaatggtgaagaaaaaaaaaaaaaaaaacaccgaGTGTAGTTGATTGACAGCAAAATGTGAGTTGCTCTCAACCCTGaaaatctttcctttttctctgaGGTAAAATccctagttttttattttattttttcctctcaGCCCTAAAAACACAATGTTTCCTTTTTAACATGGATCGGCTTTCCCTACCCAAATTCCATCTTGGTCCAGAAGTGaagaatatatcaaaattttcaattcaatcCCCATAAAAGAATGCATCCTCATAGACTTGAAAGACATAGGTTTATTTACTGTTTTATTGAACACAGGGTCAGGTCAAGTGTCAGACATATAGGAGCTATGGTTGCAATATTCCCATGAAAGTCTATTGGTTTACATTTCTTTGTAGTTCTAGGATGGCTTTCAGGCTTTTGGGAACACAAAGGGAATTTTCAATTCAATCCCCTTGAAGGCATCTTGATTGCATTAGTTCAATGCAGAGGTGAAGGGAAGACAAACTATAATGGAATGATTCTCAATTTGTACATTGTGTTTGCTTTCCTATTGTTGACCTTAATTCTGAAATTACTTATTTTGAGTTATATGTGAGACCATTGCATGATGTAATGCCAATGGCTGTGGGAAGCCATTCTCGTTAGGTTTTCTGGATTTTATTTGTCATGGTCAATCCATGATAGATGAGTCTAAGATCATATTTGGGAGGACTCATGGGAGATGATCAAATTTTGTGCTCCACCATCTAGCTTCTAGCGCTTTTTTCTAGTAAGTCCAAATTGTGAAACTTTGATTTAGTAGAAACCTCAATGAGGCAAATTGAAGACTTCAATTGGGACATTTCATTActgaaaagtattttttgatCCCCTTTTATCTTGGTAAGAGATGTTGATTTGGAAATTTTAGGCGCATTCCCCGTAAATTCTTTGACCTAGGATGGTGTGGGGTTACCTCTATCCCCCATTAGCTTAGGCTTTTAGAAGCGTATGTGGTCCCACATCATCCTTCTTGTTCCTTGGAACGACTTGCAAAATATCTTCCCTCTAACCAAACTTATTTGGAAGTGGAGAACTTCTTTTCAGGTGAAAAATTTTGCTTGGTTAGTGACTAATAGGATTAAAATTTGCTTTAGATAAGGGACATCATACAAAGCCCTCAGCTTGAACAGATGAGTTTTATGAAGAGGGTTTGAAGAGACAGTTGAACATCTCTTTCTTTATTACCTCTTCACATAAGTTGTGGCAATCTCTTAGCATTTGGACATTATATGGGAATTATCCCTTTTTACTTTCCTTAACATTCAAATCCTTGAGAGGAATCCATTCTTTGAAGTACAGTGGAGTCATTGCTTCTAGTGATGATAATCAAAATGGTGATGTCATTTCATGAAAATCCTAATGATATTGGTGTAAAACCAAAGGCATGTCACAAGACTCTTACTGCAAAACAGACTCGTTTCAAATTGTAAGGATAACAAAATGGACTCATTCAAATCCTATGTAATACATGATGAACTGGTTTCTTTTTCCTATATGTTCACATTTTTTCTCAATCTATTTAAAATGttgtaaaatattaatttaatccCCTATCATCCTGGTGGGAGATGTTGATctggaaattttaaaaacattctcCTTTAAATCCTTCTTTTCGTTCTTTGAAGGACTGTCAACCAACTTCTGTCTAACAAAACTTAGTTGGAAGTCAAAAGCCCTTTTTCAAGTGAAAGATTTTGCTTGGTTTGTGGTTGAtaggaaaatgaatttaaaatttgctTTGACGAGGGACAGCTTACAAATCCCTCAACTCAAACAGGTAATTTCTATGAAATGGTTGCAGAGACAACTGAAGATCTCTTTCTTCATTGTCTCTCCGCATAAACTTATGCCAACATTTTAGCATTTTATGGGAGTTGTCCCATTGTACTCCCCTTAGTATTTAAATCCCTAAAAGACAAATCTATCCTTTGAAATATAGTGGAGCATTGCTTCTAATGATGGTAAGGAACTAGGAGATATCATTTCATGAAAATCctaatgataattaaaaaaacaaagacattTCAAAAGACTACAAGTGCAACAGATAGTTGTTTCAAATGGTAAGGACGAAAAAAGGGATTTATTCACATCCTATCTGATACATAATGGAATGGTTTCTTTTCCTATATGCCCTCATTTTCCCTTAATCTATCATCCTAAAGTCTTGATGTGTAaagttttgatttcttttcttgtgtgttttttttcccattctGTTGCAGCTTACATTTATGTATTTGCTGTTTCTATAGGACAAACATGAAAAGATAAGGGAGGTAACCCAGACACTGGCCTTTGAGAAGCAACAAGCTCAAATCTATAAAAGGTACATGGAAATGGTTATTGTGTACATTGAAGACTATGATAGGAGTATATCAAAGACCATTGAACTTACAGTAAATAATTTGAAAGAGATGGAGAACAGAGAGCAGTAATGTCATAGACAAATTGAGAGTGATTCGAAGCTcattttgttattgaaaaaccaAATCAGGATGGTATGCAAAATGATGTTTGATGGGTAGCttattattttgattgtttTGTAGGTATGCCTTTGTTCCAAATTCAAGAGGATCAAGGCAGTTTTTATAGCATGAATATCTTcatcaacatgcattttattttttctttatgtgACTCTCCTCCTTGGAACACGTGGTTGATTGAAAAATTGGCTTGGCCAAACTCAATATGTGAACCTTTAAGCCAATATTTATGCTAACGAATAATACATAGGATTGTTTAAGGGTCGTTTTGACCAAGGTTTAAAGTATCGGTCAAGTCTAGTATGAGTGTGGTATTTGATACCATATTAAACAAAGAGTTGGCCACGAATCAGTTAAACTCGATAGAATTGGTCAAGATTCTAAGTTAACTCAGGTGAATAATTTGAGTTGCCAAAAAATTCCCTAGTTCAActctaaaatgaaaatttattcttcCAAATCATGACAAAATAACACAACACAACAACCAAAACTAAGAAATCTTTGCAAATTAGTGATTCTCTTCAAAAGGAAAGGTTTTTTACAACCCGTGATGAAGAAGATGACACCAGTGAAGCCTTTGAAAAGTTTTTCAGTCCCCATGACTGTTTTTGAGGTATATAAGAAGAGGAGGTTGAGGGCATTTCATCGCTAACCTCACAACAGATGGACTATGGTGCTTTCATGTCAATGGTGTCATTGTGGTGATTGGTGAGAAATATTAGATTCCTCATCCTCCATTGATGATGATCCTAGGTGTTGGTCTCTCATTTCTATGCTTTGTTGTATGCTGTAGAGAAATTCTGTGTTTGCCAAACTAGGGTGCTCCTCTCTCTCTTGTGGTGCGGGTTTGAGAATTAGGGATTTGAATTTAAGGGAGTAATGTATTCTATCATTGGTTTAAATGCTAATATATGTAATACAAATGGTATTGTATTAATGtgttattttatcattttagatGCTAATGTGTGGTATAAATTgtaacttttcatttttttttatttgatttttgtaattaaagAGTAGGGTTTGTCATCAATTTCAGTATCAAAAATTCTctaaataattctaattttcataatattttgtgttattaattttttaaacttatttaattgtatttttttttaatttttatctatcTTATTTTGCACATCGTTTGATATGGATTCAAGATGTTGAGACCAATGTGCTTCAAGACCCTCTAAGTCAATAATCGCGACCGCGACTTTGGTTCATGATCTTGATATACCATGTATATTGAatcttctatcttttttttttctttctttttttgaatttattttcttagcaATTCAGTACAAGCTCATTTTAGGATCTCAATAGACATTTGCCTTCTTATCTATGATCCATTTTAGTGTTTTGAGTTTGTAATCAAGATGCAACTTTTGCACTACTTTCTCATTTtgtgcaaaaaagaaaagaacatacTATGAGCTAAAACTCTTGCTAGACTTGGATACCTAGTTTCCATAGACTCCTAAGACCTTATGACTTAAAACTATGAGGTTCCTATTTCAACTCTGTGAAAGTTAGGGTTACTTAATGAGTAAAACAATCTAGGTTTTCTTTTGCAAGAAGGAAAACAATGGTAGGCTAGAAAAAGAAATCCAACATGGACATGAGCATGATGTTTGTTTAGATTAATTATCCAACTTTAGTagaatatgaaaaatttatccTAGTCATGCTAGTCAGTTGCATGTTCAGTAGGAGATGGTTAGTGTGAGTGCTTTTTGGCACATTTGATTGGAGGTTGTTGgcagatcggagggttggcCGCGTCCATTAATTCCCCTTGTGCTCGCcgtgggcgcttgggtgaatgcattATAGGCTAGGGTATGCGCATTTCCTAacagcaattgcttttaggagagttagTAGTGCCTGAGgtcctacaagtggtatcagagccgaagTCACGGGTTCGAACCCCAAAGGTGTCGCTGGGGGGGAGATTGTTGgcagatcggagggttggctgtgtccatcaactccccttgtgttcgtcgtgggcgcttgggtgaatgcactataaggttatGGTATACGTCTTTCCTAACAACAATTgctttaggagagttggtagcgcctgAGGTCCTACAGAGGTGATTGATATGCTCGATATGACATCTTACATGAATAAACAAGAAATTAAG
This region of Vitis vinifera cultivar Pinot Noir 40024 chromosome 5, ASM3070453v1 genomic DNA includes:
- the LOC100243941 gene encoding cell division cycle 20.2, cofactor of APC complex — protein: MADPLSVLLLARLSRGSLNSCPQQVQFLQRWENLDRFIPNRSAMDFDFAHYMLTKRGKGKENQSDVRSQSKEAYLKLLAETFNMNRSRILAFKNKPPTPVKLIPDEFYSSVHQSKPSKPVRRIPQTPERTLDAPNIIDDFCLNLMDWGSSNVLALALQNTVYLWDASNGSASELVTVDDENGPVTSVSWAADGQYIAIGLNSSDVQLWDSTTNRLLRTLRGGHQSRVGSLDWKNHILTTGGMDGQIINNDVRVHSHIVATFRGHRQEVCGLKWSTSGQQLASGGNDNLLYIWDRSMASMHSRSQWLHRLEDHTAAVKALAWCPFQRNLLASGGGGSDSCIKFWNTHTGACLNSVDTGSQVCALLWNKNERELLSSHGFMQNQMTLWMYPSMVKIAELTGHTSRVLFMAQSPDGRTVATAAGDETLKFWNAFGTPEVKKASPKAEHPGPFPHIRRIR